The genomic segment AGccgtagtagaagcagtagccaGGTTAAATATGACAAACTAAGATGTAAGAGATACAAAAACCTCACAATGCTAGTGTGGTCGATTAGGTTTTTGCCTGACATTTCTATAGCCTAATTTTCGATTTCACTGCATCAGCGCATGTGTGAGACCGGAGttggggtggggagagggacaaGTTAAACGAGTGAGGTGGCATTCATCCGGTTCCTGCTTCTAGCAGCACAGCAAGAGACAGAGCAAAAGCTTGTTGTTTAATTTATCACTATAGCCTAGCCAACTGTTGTGCAGAATGAGATATGCTTGCATCATAGCCTATAGCCTACCCTGCGTTTATTCAGACTTCAATAAGCGGCAAGTAGCCTAAAGCCCAGGGCTGAGAGGAAACAGGCTATCGAGTGGCAGGACTACGCTGGAATAAACGCTACAGTCTCACCCACCCATGCTTCCTCCCGAATAGACTACTTATCCATCTGTTTTACACTGTCCCCACTACTGTTTTGACGTAATTTTTTCTGCAAGGGCAAGATCCGAAACATGGAACTTATTTGCTTCGAGGACAAAGTCGTGCTAGCCAAAAGTGACCCCAACATTCTTGATGACGACAGAGTATTGCAAAATCTGCTAACCATTGAAGACAGGTTTTTACCGCAATGTTCGTATTTTAAATGTGTCCAGAATGACATTCAGCCACACATGAGGCGAATGGTTGCAGGATGGATGCACGAGGTTTGTGTTTTTTTAGCCTACATGTGCATTGGTCAGGTATATTGCTGTTTTGAAGGCATGTGTGCATTGGTCTGGTATATTGTTTGACGGCATGTCATTTACTTATCTCACTCGAATAAGTGTGCTATGTATAATACGATTTGATTTCTATAATCCAAATGAACCTACAGGGGGGTGTGTGCATTTTTGTGTAAGAGTTTTGCATGTTGCTCATAGGCGCCTGTTCTAATAACTCTGTAATAAGGTTGTGAATTTATTCAGATGGTTTATTACAGTTTCATAGCATGGTTGTTTTGAGAGCTGACATGCATGGCATGTAGCCGAATTTTTACAATTTAATTCACTGAGAAATGACCCATGCCAGGCATGTGGTGCCTCGGAAGTTCCACCAGGCTATTTAAAGTCATCACCATGCATTTAAGTTCGCTGAATGTCAACAGCCTGGATTGTATTGGTCATGGAATCAGTCAAATGAAAGAAGACATTCTAATCTTCATTTTCATGTTGAATCTATCCAATTGGTCCGTTCTGAATAATTAtgacaattttttaaaaatatttccaGTTGCCTCAGAACAACAAGCACGCACAGGCTACTTTCGTTTTTGCCATTATGAACTTTAATCGAAGACAAATGACTCTCACAATTTTCGGGAATGGTTTAGGAATGGTTTATGAACATTACGCATACAATTTCACTGCTGTAGctaatttatttatatttgtAATTATTTTTTGAAAATATGACGGACATCTGCGAAATGAGCAGCGTAGGTGTTTGGGCACGATTTCCGCTACAGGCTATGACGCTACAGGCTATGAGAGATCTTTGATATTGAAGCTTTTAATGCGGATCCACTGACTGAATATCTACAACATAGATCACATTTGGTTTCCCCATCATGCACATTTTTAAATGGGATATGTTCTTATTTCTGCAGACATTCATGTAAATATTGAtagaataatttaaaaaaaatagtaggCCTAATATAATATATTCTCTCCCACCAGGTTTgtgaagaggagaagagtgaggaAGACGTTTTCCCCTTGGCTATTAATTATTTGGACAGGTTTTTAGCGGTGGCGCCCACTAGAAAGTGTTATTTGCAACTTCTAGGAGCTGTATGCATGTTCCTTGCAACAAAGTTAAAGGAGAGTCGTCCATTAACTGCAGAAAAGCTGTGTATGTACACAGACAACTCCATCACACCAAGGGAGCTGCTGGTAAGAAACTATTGTTTTCTCTTAATGCATGGAAAAGTATGCAATTACTTAAAGCATCATACATTCAAATATAGCTCAATAATTGTACAATATTATAATTGTTTCTTCTGACATATTTAGTTAAATATGTCAGTGTACAGTTCTGGAGACTGATTCATTCCTTGGCCATACAGTGGGCCTATGCATGCATGAGGAGAGTGCCTGATCAGGGATGAACTAAAGTGGCCTGTGTTGCCACCTAGTGGcagttgttcagtttgtcttgTTGTAGAAGGTAGATTTCCAATATTGTGGATGAATCATTTGTAGAAAGGAACAGTAGTGCATAAATCCACAAATGGTTCTGTTAATATCCACTGGCTGAGTAAGTTTATATGCATTAGTTCTATAATATCTAACCATGTTTTCTTGACCACTCTCTGTTTTTAATTGAATGATTGGTCTCTCCCAGGTCCAGTTATTCACAGGTTATCCCACAGGGGACTCCCAGTTAACCAGCCCACCCTCTTAGCAACCATTTAAAGTCTGTCACTCCCTAGTATCAGATAAGACATTCCTCCCTACTATTACATCAATATTTCTACAGTAAATGGCATGTCCCACCCATGTTGCTCAAGTGGCCAAATATGAATCACCATAGGAGAGCTATAGGActgtgtcctcttctcctctgttgtCCAGCTGCTGGGGTTTCATCATCACACGCCCTTGTGCTAGAGGTTTCCTTGGAAAAAGTGAATGGAAACTTATAGTTAGAggctggtcccagatgtgtttgtgctgtcttgccaattcCTAAGGTCACAGTAATGCCAACTCATGCTAGACGGCAcgaacagacctgggaccaggctaagaagAGACATGGTGAAATGTAGATTCTTTGTCAATGAGCCACTGCTGGTGCAtcagctgggagagagaggggaattcAGGGGGTTTCTAGCAAGGGCAGCTGTCCAGGAAGTGAGCACAGCAGCGACGACAGACCTCCTCCCTGCACATCTTCAGTCAACATTCTCCACGGGCTTACCATAGGTTAATCGTTTGCATGTGTGGCGCTGTGCTGGTAGGAAACACATATAAATGAATGAAGTCTTGCTGTATGGCTGGCACTTGTCCTGGGCTGCCCCTGTAATCTGAGAGAGCCGCTCAGAGAGGGGCCTGTCCCTGTCCACGCTAACAGAGTGGTTTCAGTAAACATGGGCGTTCCCTGCCACAGCCTCCGTCTCGGGTTGACACATCATCTCAAAAGATGAAACCAGTCGGGGGATCAGTTGAATTTGTCACATCGGCTGTTTTGTTCCATTCCTTTTCCCCTTGGGGTGAGGTTGCTTTTAACACGAAAGCTCCCCGCGGCGCACTAACCAACGCGGGCGGTGCAGACCAAAGAAACTAGCTAAGGCTTGTGACAGGAAGGAAGCAACTGTGGCTGTGATGCTTCTGTCTCTTTGGTTGGAACCAGTGGCGAGGCTCGACACGTCACACAAAGAGCAATGAGAGAACCATGCAGACAAATgttcagaaagagagacagagagggagcgagagatggagCAAAGAGAGAGTCAAGGAAAATGTTGCTCTGGTGTTGAATGATCTCTCCTCTGAATTGAGACATACTTGTTGGTATGCATGGTATTTCATGGCAAACAGAAGAGTAACAGGATCAATAATACTACTTTAATAAagtatttcagttgtgtatattacactTGTTTTATTTGAGGACTATTATTTCATTCCgtgtcatcatctcatctctatagagctgctgcctgtgctgtctgacaaaatccctattgtagtagttcttcaaagtaaataaggcatacttttatgactgctgaataccaacaatctattttcaggtagagattcCTCACGAAGCAACAGCTGCTCTCaattcttctcatgctttgttttcTTCCTTCCGTCTCTGTCCTCTAGGAGTGGGAGTTGGTGGTCCTAGGGAAGTTGAAGTGGAACATGGCGGCAGTCATCCCAAACGACTTTGTGGATCACATCCTACACAGACTGCCCCTGCCCAAAGAGAAGCTATCTGTGATCCGcaagcacacacagacattcaTCGCCTTGTGTGCCACAGGTAATAACAGGAAATTCCTGACAGGATAGTCTTGCCAATTCTCGTTTACAATCTATCTGACATTGTGACTCATCAATGATTGCACTCATCTGACCCTATACTCAGCAGTCTAAGGGCAGGtaccacaaacacacatccatccaatGGCTGCTCTCCACGTTTCTCTTCCCATCACTGGAACGCTGCTCGTAGCCTAATGGGGTCTTCTTTACATTAGAACGGCTGCTAAAAGCAGATGCAAGCTGTATTGAGAGCACTTTGAGCATATAAGGCATTAATAGTATAGTTAAAGGAGGCTGGGAGAATCCTCTCGGTGCGTGTAGTGTTTAGGTTAGCCTCCCCCTGTGATGACAGTGGGTGGATGAGTCTCCTCGCCTGCTGTTTGGCtccccttccacctcctcctctgtggACTAGGATGACTCGGGTGCAGCAGCtgggttgctctctctctcgctctctcgctctccttctctctcgctccctctctctctctctctcgctccctctctttctctcgctctcgctctctctctctcgctccctctctcgctccctctctctctcgctccctctctctctctctctctctctcgctctctctcttgctccctctctctctctctcgctccctctttctctctctctctctctctcgctccctctctctctttctctctccctccctctctctctccctctctctctctctctctctctctttctctctttctctctctcctccctctctctctccctctctctctcgctctctctctctctcgctctctctcgctccctctctctcgctccctctctcgctccctcactctcgctctcgctcgctctctcgctccctctctctctctttctgcgtATTGTTTTTTGACAGAGGCCCTTCCAGGTTTGATAAGTCAGAACTGGCGGCCGGCGGTCTTCCTCTAAGGGTGAATCCCAATGGGTTTGTTTCCTTTCCTATATCCTACTGTATGCCCTACCTCCTATGTCCTTGTTCTGATTGAATGGACTGCATTAATAAGACAGTTACAAAAGTTGACCTCTCTTCTATACATTGCATCTTTCACGTAAGCCAATTTTAGGGGGAGGAAATACAGCTTAGGAAAAAGTCCACTTTGGTGTATTGAGATTTACTGCCTTGTGTCTCTTTGATCCGATCTGGCCCATAAGTCCTTGTTTACTACTTTGTGGTATTCAAGCCATAGTCTCCTTCAATGAGGTTCATGGCCTGTGGCTGTTAAGTGCCATTTTAGTGTtgcatttttggggggggcgTGTTCCAGCGGTCTCCCCACTATTCATAAGCAGACCGTTTATATCACAAGCGCAAAACAGCCACAATAAAAAAGAGTCAGCTGTGGTTTAGCAGTAATGTaaatgtttggggttttatgtgCTGCACTGAATGCTGTTCTCATGACAGGGGAGCGCTCTGGCCTCTGCACAGCTGGCCTCTTGAGGAGGAGACGAGAGTGGTTGGACTACTCCCTGGGGTTGATCCAAAGCTATCAGTCACATCCTCTTTctataaagagagagaaggccACAGCACAGAGACCAGGGTCTGTGCTTGGCTGGACTGTGCTTGGGCTAGAGCTGGAGCTGAAGCTAAACCCAGTCCACTTTAGGGCCGTTTCCTTTCCTCCAGGCCTGCTTCCTCCCTCCCCCGCCAGCCGACAGGGCTATTGTCGCTGAGGGCTCTGGGCCTGGTTGATGGAGAACAAGAGGAAGTAGCTCCTGGAACTCATTGCTCACTGAGTAGGAGGATTCCTGCTCTGTTTTCGTAATCACAGCTGAGGCAGAGTGAGGGAAAACACACAGGCTCCACCACGGCCATGTGTTAGACTGTGGGAAAGTTGGGTTAAGCTATTTAAGAACCTATATTAAGAGATTATGACGATGTTTGAACGTCTTTAAATGCTCCGCTCCTGTACTTCATTTGGACTACATCTTATAGTGCATCTTGTGGGAATGTGTTAGTCTGTGGAAAAGTACAGTTCAACTCAGTTTTTAATTTATATTGTAGATTTTTCCCCTCTTTTAAATGCTTCCTCACTTACTTTGGACGACCCCTTGACTTGAATGTGCAACTATGATTCTGGTTTGTCACCCCTTGACTGTTCTGAACTCACTGATGTCCGACAGGTGACTGACGGATCATGTTGTCTCTTGTCCTCAGATTTCAGCTTCGCCATGAACCCCCCCTCCATGATCGCTACGGGAAGCGTGGGGGCGGCCGTCTGCGGCCTGCAGCTGGACCAATCAGACCAGGCCCTGAGTCGAGACCGTCTGACTGACCTGCTGGCCAAGATCACCAACACAGAGGTGGTAAGTAGTGTCTATagcctgatcccaggtctgtttttTGCTGTTTGGCCAATTCCTTGTTATATCAGTGAATGACAAGTAGTTAgcgagacagcacaaacagatctgacaTCAGGCTAGGTAAGTGCTACACGGCCGACATTTTAGGAGCATGGCGGGGAACTTTTGAAGAGGTGGTAATATCAGCGTTGGCGAGCGTGTAGCGCAAAATACTTCATGTGTTCCAACATTGGGCACCGACACCCTCTTCGCCCTGCCTGTTAGACCTAGCAGTTCACCAATGTTTCTGGGCTTGGAGCACGGAGATCTTCCTGGTAAACAAGAGCGATGCTACAGTATGCCTGCAGTAGTCGCACATTGAAGTTATTTACTTTTCATGGAGTCAGAGCCTGTGGGTCTTGGCTCGGGACCTAGACTGCAGCTATAAAGAGCAGAGGCGAGGGAATGTCTTCTTAGAACCCAGGGCCCACATTCTTGTGGTAGAACACAAGCAGGCAGTTCCTTTGCACGGCTCCCACTTTAGCTCTTCTCTTATGCCTAACAGAGGCTCCATCTTTCCAGGGGAAATGGCAGACGAGAAACAAACACAGATTTCCTAACTCCTTAAGATGACATGCATTGAGAGCTCTCTCACACCATATATattagtggaggctggtgggaggcactataggaggatgggctcattgtaatggctggaatgaaatgaatggaacggtatcaaaaacatcaaacatatggaaaccacatgtttgactctgtcccatttattccattccagcaattacaatgagcccatcctcttatagctcctcccaccagccttcactgatatatatatataagtattcaggccccttgacttcttccacattttgttaggttacagccttattctaaaattgattacaaaataaatgttcctcaatctacacacaataccccataatgacaaagcaaaaaccggtTTTTagatgtttgctaatttatatatatatatttttaaatggaaatatcacatttacataagtatgcagaccctttactcagtactttctggaagcacctttggcagtgattacagcctcgagtcttcttgggtatgacgctacaagcttggcccacctgtatttggggagtttcttccattctctgcagatcctctcaagctgtcaggttggatggggagcgttgttgcacagctattttcaggtctctccagagatgttcgatcgggttcaagtccgggctctggctgggccactcacggacattcagagacttgtcccgaagccactcctgcgttgtcttggctgtcaccttagggccgttgtcctgttggaaggtgaaccttcgcccccagtctgaggtcctgagctctctggagcaggttttcatcaaggatctcactgtactttgctccgttcatctttgccccGATCCTGACTCCCAGacactgccactgaaaaacatccccacagcatgatattgccaccaccatgcttcaccgtagggttggtatcaggtttcctacagacgtgatgcttggcattcaagccaaagagttgacgcttggtttcatcagaccagagaatcttgtttctcatggtctgagagtttttaggtgccttttggcaaactccaagcatgctgtcttgtgccttttactgaatagtggcttctgtctggcccctctaccataaaagcctgattggtggagtgctgcagagattgttgtccttctggaaggttctcccatctccacagtggaactctagagctctgtcagagtaacccctctgattgcccagtttggccgggcagccagctctaggaagagtcttggtggttccaaacgtcttctatttaagaatgatggaggccactgtgttgttggggaccttcaatgctgcagaattgttttggtaaccttccccagatctgtgcctcgacacaatcctgtttcggagctctacagacaattccttcgatctcgtggcttagtttttgctctgacatgtaccgttaactgtgggaccttatatagacaggtgtgtgcctttccaaatcatgtccaatcaattaaatccaccacaggtggaatccaatcaagttctagaaacatctcaaggatgatcaaatagaaacaggatgcacctgagctcaatttcgagtctcataacaaaaggtctgaataattatgtaaataaggtatttcagtttttatacatttgcaaacatttctaaaaacctgtttttgcttcgtcattatggggtgttgtgtatagaatgctgaggatttgtatttatttaatccattttagaataaggctgtaacgtaacaaaatgtggaaaaagtcaaggggtctgaatactttccaaaggcaccgtatatgtatatatactgtagatgcgAAAATCTTATCATTTTACATCAAAGATTAAACCGCTGTTTGTAGTCTAAGATATTTCTTTATCACTATAAGTCTGCTCCCTTGGCTTACACAAAGGAACCTGAGGCCAATACAGCAGCACACAGGGACTCAGGGGCCACAGTCAGTCTAAGACTAGGAACAACCCAGCATCTCTCGATAGACCTGTGGTTATTATGTGGCCATGGCAACGCTGGAGCTCAGACTGCGGCCCATTAAGTTTTAATTATCCGTACATTTCAAAGGAATGTTGGCCTCTGCGAGCTGTGTGCACTCTTTAAGGCCCGCGCTTTCGGCTCCGTAGAGTCCAACCTCTCACGAGAGGACGCACGGAATCAGAGAAATTACTTTTGAGATTCACCCACTCTCCTGAGTGATGAGAATGGTTTCTTTGGTCTCAGAGCTGTTGTGTTCCTCTCAACAACCCAATGGGCCTTGGTCAGAAATGTTGCACTAAAAATAGACTATGTAACCATTTGGAAGTCCAGCCCATTCTCCACTTTAGGATTATTAGGAATGTTCTAGCCACACCTCACGTGTGTTTAGGAGGATTCAAGGGCCCAATAGTCGCCACTCTCTGCCTGGTGTCTGTGTGCGCTGGTACCCATTGTTCTAGGGACTGACTGGTCATGAAACAGGCACGACCACCTATCACAAGACTCATAATACCCTCCCGGTCTGGCCTGCCATGCATGTGACCAAAGCTGTTCCAATAACAGTCAGATGTCGAATATGAAACTCTGTGACATCGATAAGTGTTCGTCCACAGGTGTCTGGGGTCaatcaagagtgtgtgtgtgtgtgtgtgtgtgtgtgtgtgtgtgtgtgtgtgtgtgtgtgtgtgtgtgtgtgtgtgtgtgtgtgtgtgtgtgtgtgtgtgtgtgtgtgtgtgtgtgtgtgtgtgtatgtgtgtgtacagcacCTAAAGTAGAAGTGTTAGTGTATTGATGTCTCTTCTCTGTGTCTGTTGCAGGACTGTCTGAAGGCGTGTCAGGAGCAGATAGAGAGGGTGTTGGCCAGTAGcctgcagcaggagcaacagcagcagaggCAGGAGGCCCTAGGCAGGTCTGGCAGCAAGGCCATGGAGCAGCAAGACCAGTCCAGAACCCCAACAGACGTATCCAGCACCCCAACAGACGTACGCGACGTCAACCTATGAGCTTCCCATCACCATCTACAAGAGTGAAGTCCACCAGCGAGCTCCCACCAATCGCGTCACTCTGTCAATCTATGGGATCCAACAACATGCGCAATGTCAAACAATGAGCTGCCAGCACATACCCCAAGTCAACCAGTGAACTCCCACCACTAAATGCCACACCAACCTACGAGTTCCCACCCTTGTTTGTTAAGTCAACCCGTAAGGTCCCACAAAGTTTGGGATGGCAATCTATGAGCTGTCAACAGCATCATGCTGGAATGATCAACTGATAAGAACTTTTACAAGCAATATAGAGAAtaggttaaaaaaaatcaatgGGCGGCTCCCATCTATATTTAGCTGGACACATATTGACATATGTGCCATATTAAATTAAACAAGCTCTTTTAGAcacaaaatgtatttgaaaactTTGAAAGAGCCTAGGTTTGCAGAAAGGAAACCTGAATAGATTTGCATACTTGAATtatgaaatatagaaatattagttTTTTACTTGATAAAAAATACCAAATATAGTTTTTCACTCGGAAAACAGCTAGCAAAAACATTTagttattattcatattattgtATTATAATTATTGTTATTCTAAATATTGTTATCATTATTTCAATATAATTTAGTTGTATGATTATTTTTATAATAATTGTTAATCATTATTAAGCATTTATCAATTTCACAATGAGTGGGTGTTTCCCTCAGTTTCAAATACAGGAAGCCCCTGTAGTACTGTGTGCATTACATTAAGTACTTGTTTGGTTCTGCACAGTGTTCATACACCTTTATTTAGGAGAAGCTAATGTACAGGACGAGGAGAGCTGCATCTCCTGCCTGCTAAACTGTGCATCTGTAGCACTGCTTCCTATTTATGCTCTTATATGCTGGCCAGGAGAGGGCTGGGCCCACTCACacagaacacaaagagagagagtgagtgagggggtagagagacacAGGTAAGGAGTCCTGAGGGTGTGGATATACTGCCCCCTAAGGGTGAGAGTGAGGACAGAACAACTATCAGCTGTTACGGTCTTGATTTCATTGCCAAGTTAATACCAAGCCAATATTTACTTTTCGAATTGAACAAGGCTATTTTTGTTGTTATATGTTATTGAATTGTGTGCTCTGAGAAACTCCTGCATGTTATTAGAACATTATTGAGGATCATATATACCTTTTATACCAGGGAGCACTGTTTTAAGACTGTCAGTAAAGTTGGCGTGAAAGCATGTTTTTGTTCTGGGTCAGACAAAGCCAATACTAGAGAAAGGGAGACGGCATGTTGGAGGGATGGTCTTAGTCTGGAGATGAGAATGAAACTACAGTTGTTTGTTAGTGTCAGATGGCTTGTTAAAAACGTTTTGTGGAGTTGAAGTGTATGGAACATTTAGAGCAGTGAATGTTTGGCGAAGGTGGAGTAGCCTAttggagagtgagaggagatggCAAAAAAAGGAAGGTTTTAAGAGTGGAACTAGAGATGGCACGATTGGTGCCATGAAATGAAGGACTGCAGACAGTTGAAATGAGGGGAAAATGGATGAAGACATGGTAGGAAGCTCCCGATCATCGGCACACCGGAACAAGCCTGTTCTTAATTGGAAGGGCTGCAGACAGTTGTCATTCTGATAGGTCAAGAGTTGATCATGAGGGAGCAGTTTGGTGTGCTGGAACATTTCCTGTAAGGGCCTGTTGTTAAATCCAACTAGATATTTAAGTCATGGTCAAAGACTTGGATCAACCTAAATGCACTTTTAAAAACATGTTCCTTAAAAGCTGAAGGGGGTGGTTATCAAATGGGGTAGGTGGGTTTTCAATGTTTTATaatgattttttttctttaagttaTTTGATATTCTCTGGGCTGGATTCCCACTTAGGGTGATGCACGAGGACTAGAAAGCATTTCCTGACCAATGAGTAGGAGTAGGGTTTACCAACGTGGAACCAAATCATTTGCAATGCATACCTAGGAAAGCTTTAAAAATCACATCTAGACTTGATTCTTTGATTACATCCATTTAACTTGAATTTTGTTTTTGCCTTCTTCATATCCAAATCAATATGATGGTCCTACGAAAGGATAACacatcatgttttttttcttctggttcatagtttttttgtattttgttttgcTTCACAGTTCAGCTTGTTTTtcagaaaaaaataataacataTGGTCTTTAAACCTATAAGCAGAAAACTTTGCTCCTTACTTTTGGCTTCCACGTTCAACAATGCAGAAAGTACTTAAAAACATATTTGCTTTTTCGTATTTAAACGCAATCTGCTATAAACTGAGAAAAGATATGGGTAAACATTTAAAGTTGTTTTTATGTGAATTACTTAAATGAATTTCCAAGTGATGAAAGCCAAAATGGATCTGTTTATCTTTGATATCTTTTTCTTGCTGCTATTAAGCTTTTTGTTTTTCAATCTTAGAATTGTGATATTCACTTGAGTGTGCTGCTAAATGATGAATTTTAAAGTATCTTATTGTTTCCTTGCCTTTTCCTTGTTGTATGTAAACTGGAGAGAGTGGTAAAGTGGGACATGTCTTCAACTGGAAGTACCTTCTGCAGTTTTCTCCAATAGCATGTTTTAGTCCCTTCTTTCCGTTTATCTGTTTGTTTCCTTGCTGCGTTCTACCATTGAAATGTTGTTGTACCTCAGGTTCAGTGGACAATACCTCACAACTCAGCAGTTTTTCAGGGAGTTAGTGGAATCAAATCTGACTCTGATGCGTTTTGATAGGTTATCAATTTTTTTTCCTGGATGAGAGGCAGGAGATTCACGTGGCACCTACTCTCTCTAGACAACAGATATTCCTTCTCATCTGTCAGATTACACTGATCTGTCGTTTGCTAAGTAGAGGACCATATACCAGATATTTCATATCATACCTGGTGCCAAATAAAAGACGgctatttgaaatgtattttgaagacaaaaaatatatatatttgtattttgttttttCTACTTATGAGTTACAACTTAATTGCCACATTTAGGATCTGTGTATTGGATTAAGTGGAATGCATTTTGTGAGGTACCCATTTAGTGAGTTTTTTTAATAATCAAAAAATAATGTTTATGTGTACTCCTTCAGTGTGGAAAACTGTGGGTTTCTAGTTCGTTTTGACCCCCACCACTGCCAACCACATGTACCTCAGAAGTGTCTGATCCACAGCTTCTGTTCAATAAATTTGACCCACAAAAAAGAGTGAAGTATTTTTACTGGCTAGTAATGTACCTGTCTTCTGTTCTGTGCTGGTTAAGGGAAGGTTAACCTCGTCCGCAGGCTCAAATTGCTGGTGTATAGAGAGCCAGCTGGTGGACAAGATTACGGGAAGGTGAAATGTGTAGAGTGATTGGGTTGGTGGTGGTGTACTGTGCAGTCAAGTAACTATGCAGGCCCATATGAAGGTAAGTTAAAGATTGAGGGTGCTAAATGGCTTCTCATTTGATTGAAGATATGCTGCACCAAAAGGCTATTGTGTGTATGCAGCTATAGTCTTATCTGACCTAGTGTCTGAGGGTTCGAACTTCTTATGGGGTGAGATCCTTACGCCAGAA from the Oncorhynchus tshawytscha isolate Ot180627B linkage group LG33, Otsh_v2.0, whole genome shotgun sequence genome contains:
- the LOC112214224 gene encoding G1/S-specific cyclin-D2 isoform X1 translates to MELICFEDKVVLAKSDPNILDDDRVLQNLLTIEDRFLPQCSYFKCVQNDIQPHMRRMVAGWMHEVCEEEKSEEDVFPLAINYLDRFLAVAPTRKCYLQLLGAVCMFLATKLKESRPLTAEKLCMYTDNSITPRELLEWELVVLGKLKWNMAAVIPNDFVDHILHRLPLPKEKLSVIRKHTQTFIALCATDFSFAMNPPSMIATGSVGAAVCGLQLDQSDQALSRDRLTDLLAKITNTEVDCLKACQEQIERVLASSLQQEQQQQRQEALGRSGSKAMEQQDQSRTPTDVSSTPTDVRDVNL
- the LOC112214224 gene encoding G1/S-specific cyclin-D2 isoform X2, with the protein product MAVCEEEKSEEDVFPLAINYLDRFLAVAPTRKCYLQLLGAVCMFLATKLKESRPLTAEKLCMYTDNSITPRELLEWELVVLGKLKWNMAAVIPNDFVDHILHRLPLPKEKLSVIRKHTQTFIALCATDFSFAMNPPSMIATGSVGAAVCGLQLDQSDQALSRDRLTDLLAKITNTEVDCLKACQEQIERVLASSLQQEQQQQRQEALGRSGSKAMEQQDQSRTPTDVSSTPTDVRDVNL